In one Brassica oleracea var. oleracea cultivar TO1000 chromosome C9, BOL, whole genome shotgun sequence genomic region, the following are encoded:
- the LOC106315311 gene encoding uncharacterized protein LOC106315311, whose protein sequence is MELELPKRLYAEGSEPRVKKINNSCRMELIRDLKKAMCAEYDDVKRDHVFTHIMAIAENDLKFSGKLVDSFICRQLITSKLHEKWFVFARTPLRFSLQEYHAVTGLKITRETNSDVVKWKNDGGFWSNLLHTGGKITLQSIRKVHLQEVHTWTRLDRMRLIYLCVIVGVVMGRDEKVSIPHMYIKLVMDFDKVRKFHWGLHSYDFLLSSIEKAMKKLGKKESYIFEGFSYALHIWIMEAIPDFGETLGRRVSDSFKGPRCGNWKEVAKVSYEDIIELEDSLTKKGMIGYSLGERKAELMDSAGFVVLMSYLYPEN, encoded by the exons ATGGAGCTGGAGCTACCTAAACGATTATATGCAGAGGGTTCAGAACCTCGGGTTAAGAAGATCAACAACAGTTGCCGCATGGAACTTATCAGAGATCTGAAGAAAGCTATGTGTGCAGAGTACGATGATGTGAAGAGAGATCATGTTTTCACACATATCATGGCTATTGCCGAAAATGATCTCAAGTTCTCTGGGAAACTAGTGGATAGCTTCATATGTAGACAGCTGATTACCTCAAAGCTGCATGAGAAGTGGTTTGTTTTTGCGAGGACGCCTCTCCGGTTTTCGCTTCAGGAGTACCATGCTGTGACAGGCCTCAAGATTACACGGGAAACTAACAGTGACGTAGTGAAATGGAAAAACGACGGGGGTTTTTGGAGTAACCTACTGCACACAGGTGGTAAGATCACCTTGCAGTCGATCAGAAAGGTTCATCTACAAGAAGTTCACACTTGGACGCGGCTTGATAGGATGAGGTTGATCTACTTGTGTGTAATAGTGGGTGTGGTGATGGGGAGAGATGAGAAGGTGTCCATCCCTCATATGTACATCAAGTTGGTGATGGATTTTGACAAGGTTCGGAAGTTCCATTGGGGTCTTCACTCGTATGATTTCCTGTTGAGTTCGATTGAGAAGGCAATGAAGAAGTTGGGTAAGAAGGAGAGCTACATTTTCGAGGGTTTCTCCTATGCTCTCCACATTTGGATTATGGAGGCAATTCCTGATTTTGGAGAAACATTAGGTAGAAGAGTCTCAGACAGCTTCAAAGGTCCAAGGTGTGGCAATTGGAAAGAAGTTGCAAAAGTTTCTTATGAAGACATCATTGAGCTCGAGGACTCCTTAACTAAGAAG GGAATGATTGGATACTCTCTCGGCGAACGCAAAGCAGAGTTGATGGATTCGGCAGGGTTTGTTGTCCTTATGTCATATCTATATCCAGAGAATTGA
- the LOC106315310 gene encoding uncharacterized protein LOC106315310 — protein sequence MHIYTTCGVWEFGATTGWVFTADERGARLLLLESTSTLEDFKRMVLEDFDMEEDSLPDLELSYLPNELINTSTCPPVIIANDRQLQNFVCFVQKCVSTRLCVTSKAKVENLNEPDFDLNKSPADSTTAQEEGNSVDRGNEPAPVFVERQCEEKKEKIRRVEVDEDAYHADTMISAKEDVHKMSKFSVLNVVKKGQLFENKTLLKATFEICAMKHNFHYEVIKTDRQLWYVRCEDNACNWCVRAECLQDSEYFIIKKYVGEHTCAPSNKTKPGRTASAKTIGSLIMHRYEGVKEGPKCNDIIQIMLMDHGCEITKSLAWDAREYAVNAVRGIPERSYGKIPKYLHMLREANPGTHSSYEIDSKGRFRYLFIAFGQSLRGFNRVIRRVIVVDGTFLKNKYKGVLLVATAVDGNSNLYPLAFGVVDSENENSWEWFMRQLNSVIADDHHLAFISDRHAAIAKALETVYPTAKHGICIHHLLNNVVTYYHGKGLVGLVAKASKSDNWKIPKGC from the exons ATGCATATCTATACAACATGTGGTGTTTGGGAGTTTGGAGCAACCACGGGATGGGTTTTTACGGCTGATGAGAGAGGGGCTAGGCTACTGTTATTGGAATCAACTTCTACCTTAGAGGATTTTAAAAGAATGGTTTTGGAAGATTTTGATATGGAAGAAGATAGCTTACCCGATTTGGAGTTGAGTTATCTACCTAATGAGTTGATCAATACATCAACTTGTCCGCCTGTGATCATTGCAAATGATCGACAGCTTCAGAATTTTGTTTGTTTTGTTCAAAAGTGTGTTTCTACTCGATTGTGTGTAACATCTAAAGCCAAAGTTGAGAATCTGAATGAACCAGACTTTGATCTTAACAAGTCGCCAGCTGATTCAACTACTGCTCAAGAGGAGGGAAACTCGGTTGATAGGGGGAATGAACCAGCTCCTGTGTTTGTTGAGAGGCAGTGCGAGGAAAAGAAAGAAAAGATTAGAAGAGTCGAAGTTGATGAGGATGCCTATCATGCCGATACCATGATCTCGGCCAAAGAGGACGTACATAAGATGTCAAAGTTTTCTGTGCTCAATGTTGTTAAGAAGGGACAATTGTTTGAGAACAAAACTTTGTTGAAGGCGACTTTCGAGATATGTGCAATGAAGCATAACTTTCACTATGAGGTTATCAAAACGGATAGACAACTTTGGTACGTTAGATGTGAGGATAATGCATGCAATTGGTGTGTTCGAGCAGAGTGTTTGCAGGATTCTGAATATTTCATTATCAAAAAGTATGTCGGTGAACATACATGTGCACCTTCAAACAAAACCAAACCGGGTAGGACTGCTTCGGCCAAAACTATAGGCAGTCTGATTATGCATAGGTATGAAGGGGTTAAGGAAGGGCCGAAATGCAATGATATAATACAGATTATGCTTATGGATCATGGCTGTGAGATCACGAAATCTTTAGCATGGGATGCTCGTGAATATGCGGTTAATGCTGTTAGAGGTATACCAGAGAGAAGTTATGGAAAAATACCGAAATACTTGCACATGCTCAGAGAGGCTAATCCGGGAACACATTCATCGTATGAGATTGACAGCAAAGGGAGATTTCGGTACCTGTTTATTGCATTTGGGCAATCGCTACGAGGATTTAACAGAGTCATAAGGAGGGTTATTGTGGTTGATGGCACTTTTCTGAAGAACAAATACAAAGGAGTTCTATTGGTTGCAACTGCTGTAGACGGAAATTCTAATTTGTATCCTCTTGCATTCGGAGTAGTCGACTCAGAGAATGAAAATTCTTGGGAATGGTTTATGAGACAACTAAATAGTGTCATTGCTGATGATCATCATTTGGCTTTCATTTCGGATAGACATGCGGCCATTGCTAAGGCGCTTGAGACTGTGTATCCAACAGCTAAACATGGTATTTGCATTCATCATTTGTTGAATAATGTGGTAACATATTACCATGGGAAAGGACTTGTTGGGTTGGTTGCAAAGGCGTCCAAG TCCGACAATTGGAAAATACCTAAGGGATGCTGA